A genomic stretch from Gallus gallus isolate bGalGal1 chromosome 13, bGalGal1.mat.broiler.GRCg7b, whole genome shotgun sequence includes:
- the REEP2 gene encoding receptor expression-enhancing protein 2 isoform X5, which translates to MCWGFFSADIILVCGNDESSLLRGHFAVFLFSDSSDCSFAGEVDDVLDCFCLFHHCRNAHRHCSFLGSSVLYRKFVHPTLSNKEKEIDEYITQARDKSYETMMRVGKRGLNLAANAAVTAAAKGQGVLSEKLRSFSMQDLTLIRDEDAVHLQSHESQLRPSGGSLLETIEDSASCYSSGEESSVAQRPNGTPSEIRTDPSDEDAGDKLPKRTQSLKAPKKMTKSELPVKSVKARPKKKAAGSFTSGESS; encoded by the exons atgtgttggggttttttttctgctgacatTATCTTAGTATGTGGAAATGATGAGTCATCTTTACTGAGAggacattttgctgtttttctcttttctgattcAAGTGACTGCTCTTTTGCAGGTGAAGTGGATGATGTACTGGattgtttttgcctttttcacCACTGCAGAAACGCTCACAGACATTGTTCTTTCTTG GGCTCCAGTGTCCTCTACAGGAAGTTTGTGCACCCAACGCTCTCCAATAAGGAGAAG GAAATTGATGAATACATTACTCAGGCTCGTGACAAAAGCTATGAAACCATGATGCGAGTTGGCAAAAGAGGATTAAACCTGGCTGCCAATGCAGCAGTTACTGCAGCTGCAAAG gGCCAAGGAGTTTTGTCTGAGAAGCTACGAAGTTTCAGCATGCAGGATCTCACTCTGATCCGGGATGAAGATGCTGTGCATTTGCAAAGCCATGAGTCACAGCTTCGCCCCTCTGGAGGAAGTCTCCTTGAGACTATTGAAGATTCAG cTTCCTGTTACTCCTcaggagaggagagcagtgtGGCACAGAGACCTAACGGAACCCCATCAGAGATTAGAACAGACCCATCAGATGAAGATGCAGGTGACAAACTGCCAAAACGTACACAGAGCCTCAAAGCTCCTAAGAAGATGACAAAATCTGAG ctGCCTGTAAAAAGTGTGAAAGCCCGCCCTAAGAAGAAAGCTGCAGGTTCTTTTACTTCTGGAGAGTCATCCTAA